One region of Choristoneura fumiferana chromosome 3, NRCan_CFum_1, whole genome shotgun sequence genomic DNA includes:
- the LOC141426866 gene encoding carbohydrate sulfotransferase 11 — MRVADQYLVLINFFLCVCGNYYEISNNVEAKNHSLELTQSLNLARQELIQDTCSRFPPRWTLDDLPVNRLEHILIDEHRKLLYCYVPKVACTNWKRVLMILAGKWNNTDVLSIPGNIAHAPGMFRNLSSVSKEERDFMLDNYHKMIIVRNPFERLLSAYRNKLEGVTPSAKYFQNRVGRRIIKAYRSNPSAESLEHGNDVTFKEFILFLTNRSEELADVVNNEHWQPITSLCHPCLIKYTLVGKYETLLDDSLLALHTINASEVEFPRLAHTSGTAEKLHKYFSQLDLPLIRRLYKLYKYDYRIFDYDLDSIVGYDLG, encoded by the exons ATGCGTGTCGCAGATCAGTACCTAGtgttaataaacttttttctctGTGTGTGCGGTAACTACTATGAAATATCAAATAATGTGGAAGCGAAGAATCACTCCTTGGAGTTGACCCAGTCTTTGAATTTGGCTCGACAAGAGCTGATTCAAGATACTTGCTCCCGGTTTCCTCCAAGATGGACTCTAGATGACTTGCCAGTGAACCGGCTGGAACACATTTTAATAGATGAACATCGGAAACTCTTATATTGCTACGTGCCAAAG gtggCCTGTACTAATTGGAAGAGAGTATTAATGATACTGGCTGGCAAGTGGAACAATACAGATGTTCTATCAATTCCTGGCAACATTGCGCATGCTCCAGGAATGTTCCGGAATCTGAGTTCCGTTTCAAAGGAGGAAAGAGACTTCATGCTGGACAACTATCACAAAATGATCATTGTACGGAATCCTTTTGAGAGGCTGCTGTCAGCTTATAGAAACAAATTGGAGGGAGTGACACCAAGTGCCAAATATTTTCAG AATCGCGTCGGCAGGCGTATCATAAAGGCATACAGAAGTAACCCCAGCGCCGAATCTCTGGAGCATGGGAACGATGTGACCTTTAAAGAGTTCATCTTGTTCCTCACAAACAGGAGCGAGGAGTTAGCTGACGTTGTCAACAACGAGCACTGGCAGCCTATCACCAGCCTCTGCCATCCTTGTCTTATCAAGTATACTTTAGTTG GTAAATACGAGACGTTACTGGACGACTCGCTGCTAGCTCTTCACACTATTAACGCTTCGGAAGTAGAGTTCCCTCGTCTCGCTCACACGTCGGGAACTGCCGAAAAGTTACACAAATATTTCTCCCAACTAGACCTGCCTCTCATAAGGAGGCTCTATAAGCTGTACAAGTACGACTACAGAATATTTGACTACGATTTGGACAGCATAGTCGGGTATGATTTAGGGTAA
- the LOC141426871 gene encoding intraflagellar transport protein 80 homolog isoform X2, producing MVVTTFPEDFYPTGMHLFPKINQGGNKHQHDVILIGSADGKFHIVNHNGRIEKSVAAHQGACLAIQWSPDGASLLTAGEDGFVKVWSRNGLLRSTLVQSDVSCYSAVWSPDSAAILHTKGDFLAIKHLNSGPKITKWKAHEGIVLCVAWNANNNLILSGGEDGFFKIWDTFGQQISVSVKHDQPITSVSWAPAGDLFVIGSYNLIRLCNANGWSHCLDRPSTGSIYSIAWSSDGTQLAAACANSQVLFAHIIDREYSWKSFHCSQTGRKVIAIKDIITDQSDQLDYPDRVIQIALGFNHLVIATVKQCFIHKLTSWNTPVTFDLKEGTISMILLAEKCLCIVERTGVSIYSYMGRLLASPRWGARPETLGRSGLSLGPDALAVIDQVDRKLIHIFDLPTGLIVRSSTDNTVTKLTHKMTVSTIALSQTGPISERQLALLDYNRDLYVATVKDSKPKFVKLGSQILSIAWSAETELLIGLRASSAVAWCCPKAATQPDWLALTTVSKEIIDLGRNPAVLSVEDGVARICRGNGSLLHVSLAAFPEKLLKHVAANMWQAALQLCRTVEDDTLWACLAVLAWQHHQLVVAEEAFALIKQYHQVSYIQHLRNSTPERLSATEISTN from the exons ATGGTGGTGACAACATTTCCTGAAGACTTTTACCCCACTGGAATGCATCTGTTTCCAAAGATCAATCAAGGGGGCAATAAACATCAACATGACGTTATCTTGATTGGATCTGCTGATGGAAA ATTCCACATAGTTAATCATAATGGGCGCATAGAAAAAAGTGTGGCAGCCCACCAAGGTGCCTGCCTCGCCATACAATGGAGCCCAGACGGAGCGAGTCTATTGACAG CTGGTGAAGATGGTTTCGTCAAAGTATGGTCACGGAATGGTCTCCTTAGATCTACTTTGGTTCAGTCTGATGTTTCCTGCTATAGCGCTGTTTGGAGCCCTGATAGTGCTGCCATCTTGCACACGAAGGGGGACTTCCTTGCTATCAAACATTTAAACTCGGGACCAAAGATAACTAAG TGGAAAGCTCACGAAGGCATAGTTTTATGTGTAGCTTGGAATGCTAACAACAACTTGATTCTGTCAGGTGGTGAAGACGGATTTTTtaag aTTTGGGATACATTTGGCCAGCAGATATCAGTGAGCGTGAAGCATGACCAGCCAATTACAAGCGTTAGTTGGGCCCCAGCAGGAGATCTTTTTGTAATTGGCAGCTACAACTTGATTCGCCTGTGTAATGCTAATGGG TGGTCCCACTGTCTAGATCGTCCTTCAACAGGCAGTATTTATAGCATCGCTTGGTCATCCGATGGAACGCAGTTAGCAGCTGCTTGCGCTAATAGTCAAGTACTTTTTGCACATATTATTGACAG agAATATTCATGGAAAAGCTTTCACTGCTCCCAAACAGGCCGCAAAGTCATTGCGATTAAAGACATCATCACAGATCAAAGTGATCAACTGGACTATCCTGATAGAGTCATTCAAATAGCTCTCGGGTTCAATCATCTAGTGATAGCGACAGTGAAGCAATGCTTCATACACAAGCTTACATCCTGGAACACGCCTGTTACGTTCGATCTAAAAGAAGGCACCATTAGCATGATATTGCTGGCggaaaa GTGTTTATGCATTGTGGAGCGTACGGGTGTATCCATCTACAGTTACATGGGTCGATTGCTTGCAAGTCCCCGTTGGGGTGCCCGCCCTGAAACTTTAGGACGATCTGGATTATCCTTGGGCCCTGATGCTTTAGCTGTTATTGATCAGGTTGACAGAAAAC TGATCCATATTTTCGACCTGCCCACTGGCTTGATCGTCCGCAGTTCCACAGACAATACGGTCACCAAGTTGACACACAAGATGACAGTCTCCACTATAGCTCTAAGCCAAACGGGACCCATTTCCGAAAGGCAGCTGGCTTTGTTGGACTACAATAGAGACTTGTATGTCGCCACTGTCAAAGACAGCAAACCCAAGTTTGTTAAATTGG GGTCCCAGATTCTAAGCATAGCATGGAGCGCTGAGACAGAACTGTTGATTGGTCTTCGAGCCAGCTCTGCAGTAGCCTGGTGTTGCCCTAAAGCCGCCACTCAACCAGACTGGCTTGCACTGACTACTGTCAGCAAAGAGatcat TGATCTCGGTCGCAACCCAGCTGTGCTGAGTGTCGAAGATGGGGTGGCACGCATTTGTCGAGGCAACGGCTCGCTACTTCATGTCTCGTTAGCGGCTTTTCCGGAAAAGCTACTCAAACATGTAGCTGCCAATATGTGGCAAGCAGCTTTGCAG CTATGCCGAACTGTCGAAGATGATACTTTGTGGGCTTGTCTGGCTGTTCTGGCATGGCAGCATCATCAATTAGTTGTTGCTGAAGAAGCCTTTGCTCTTATAAAACAATATCACCAAGTTTCCTACATACAACACCTGAGG AACTCGACACCGGAGCGTTTATCAGCTACCGAAATATCGACAAACTAA
- the LOC141426871 gene encoding intraflagellar transport protein 80 homolog isoform X1 has translation MKLKLSSFKEPKHEGVVVCVSWNNTEDVFSCGDDHKLLKWNLVNSECMVVTTFPEDFYPTGMHLFPKINQGGNKHQHDVILIGSADGKFHIVNHNGRIEKSVAAHQGACLAIQWSPDGASLLTAGEDGFVKVWSRNGLLRSTLVQSDVSCYSAVWSPDSAAILHTKGDFLAIKHLNSGPKITKWKAHEGIVLCVAWNANNNLILSGGEDGFFKIWDTFGQQISVSVKHDQPITSVSWAPAGDLFVIGSYNLIRLCNANGWSHCLDRPSTGSIYSIAWSSDGTQLAAACANSQVLFAHIIDREYSWKSFHCSQTGRKVIAIKDIITDQSDQLDYPDRVIQIALGFNHLVIATVKQCFIHKLTSWNTPVTFDLKEGTISMILLAEKCLCIVERTGVSIYSYMGRLLASPRWGARPETLGRSGLSLGPDALAVIDQVDRKLIHIFDLPTGLIVRSSTDNTVTKLTHKMTVSTIALSQTGPISERQLALLDYNRDLYVATVKDSKPKFVKLGSQILSIAWSAETELLIGLRASSAVAWCCPKAATQPDWLALTTVSKEIIDLGRNPAVLSVEDGVARICRGNGSLLHVSLAAFPEKLLKHVAANMWQAALQLCRTVEDDTLWACLAVLAWQHHQLVVAEEAFALIKQYHQVSYIQHLRNSTPERLSATEISTN, from the exons atgaaattgaaactttcTTCATTTAAAGAACCAAAACATGAAGGAGTTGTTGTTTGTGTAAGCTGGAATAACACAGAAGATGTTTTTTCTTGCGG AGACGACCACAAACTCCTTAAATGGAATCTCGTAAACAGCGAGTGCATGGTGGTGACAACATTTCCTGAAGACTTTTACCCCACTGGAATGCATCTGTTTCCAAAGATCAATCAAGGGGGCAATAAACATCAACATGACGTTATCTTGATTGGATCTGCTGATGGAAA ATTCCACATAGTTAATCATAATGGGCGCATAGAAAAAAGTGTGGCAGCCCACCAAGGTGCCTGCCTCGCCATACAATGGAGCCCAGACGGAGCGAGTCTATTGACAG CTGGTGAAGATGGTTTCGTCAAAGTATGGTCACGGAATGGTCTCCTTAGATCTACTTTGGTTCAGTCTGATGTTTCCTGCTATAGCGCTGTTTGGAGCCCTGATAGTGCTGCCATCTTGCACACGAAGGGGGACTTCCTTGCTATCAAACATTTAAACTCGGGACCAAAGATAACTAAG TGGAAAGCTCACGAAGGCATAGTTTTATGTGTAGCTTGGAATGCTAACAACAACTTGATTCTGTCAGGTGGTGAAGACGGATTTTTtaag aTTTGGGATACATTTGGCCAGCAGATATCAGTGAGCGTGAAGCATGACCAGCCAATTACAAGCGTTAGTTGGGCCCCAGCAGGAGATCTTTTTGTAATTGGCAGCTACAACTTGATTCGCCTGTGTAATGCTAATGGG TGGTCCCACTGTCTAGATCGTCCTTCAACAGGCAGTATTTATAGCATCGCTTGGTCATCCGATGGAACGCAGTTAGCAGCTGCTTGCGCTAATAGTCAAGTACTTTTTGCACATATTATTGACAG agAATATTCATGGAAAAGCTTTCACTGCTCCCAAACAGGCCGCAAAGTCATTGCGATTAAAGACATCATCACAGATCAAAGTGATCAACTGGACTATCCTGATAGAGTCATTCAAATAGCTCTCGGGTTCAATCATCTAGTGATAGCGACAGTGAAGCAATGCTTCATACACAAGCTTACATCCTGGAACACGCCTGTTACGTTCGATCTAAAAGAAGGCACCATTAGCATGATATTGCTGGCggaaaa GTGTTTATGCATTGTGGAGCGTACGGGTGTATCCATCTACAGTTACATGGGTCGATTGCTTGCAAGTCCCCGTTGGGGTGCCCGCCCTGAAACTTTAGGACGATCTGGATTATCCTTGGGCCCTGATGCTTTAGCTGTTATTGATCAGGTTGACAGAAAAC TGATCCATATTTTCGACCTGCCCACTGGCTTGATCGTCCGCAGTTCCACAGACAATACGGTCACCAAGTTGACACACAAGATGACAGTCTCCACTATAGCTCTAAGCCAAACGGGACCCATTTCCGAAAGGCAGCTGGCTTTGTTGGACTACAATAGAGACTTGTATGTCGCCACTGTCAAAGACAGCAAACCCAAGTTTGTTAAATTGG GGTCCCAGATTCTAAGCATAGCATGGAGCGCTGAGACAGAACTGTTGATTGGTCTTCGAGCCAGCTCTGCAGTAGCCTGGTGTTGCCCTAAAGCCGCCACTCAACCAGACTGGCTTGCACTGACTACTGTCAGCAAAGAGatcat TGATCTCGGTCGCAACCCAGCTGTGCTGAGTGTCGAAGATGGGGTGGCACGCATTTGTCGAGGCAACGGCTCGCTACTTCATGTCTCGTTAGCGGCTTTTCCGGAAAAGCTACTCAAACATGTAGCTGCCAATATGTGGCAAGCAGCTTTGCAG CTATGCCGAACTGTCGAAGATGATACTTTGTGGGCTTGTCTGGCTGTTCTGGCATGGCAGCATCATCAATTAGTTGTTGCTGAAGAAGCCTTTGCTCTTATAAAACAATATCACCAAGTTTCCTACATACAACACCTGAGG AACTCGACACCGGAGCGTTTATCAGCTACCGAAATATCGACAAACTAA